In the Candidatus Mycosynbacter amalyticus genome, one interval contains:
- a CDS encoding replication-associated recombination protein A has product MERVPLAERMRPTTLDEVIGQTHLLGDKEILRSIVKNKEPVSLILWGPPGSGKTTLARIIAHEVEAEFVELSAVTSGKKDVERVIEHARQNWNLQLRTILFVDEIHRFNKAQQDAFLPHVESGLITLIGATTENPSFEVITPLLSRTRVLLLEPHSKADIMAIVTHAVAELGKQKTVTDEAIDYLAELSGGDARVALGNLELALNIGKRKVTADVVKTAAQKRVPGYDKKGDMHYNIISAFIKSMRGSDVEATLYYLSRMIDAGEDPKFIARRMVIFASEDIGLAGNGALGLALSAFQAVERLGMPESNYVLYHVATALARSQKSRETTDLMHRSKDLSARFPDSPVPIHLRNAPTKLMKDLGYTEGYEWKANFKHTKGFLPEDVADSL; this is encoded by the coding sequence ATGGAGCGGGTACCACTGGCCGAACGCATGAGGCCAACAACATTAGATGAGGTAATTGGGCAAACACACCTCCTTGGCGACAAGGAGATACTGCGGTCTATTGTGAAGAATAAAGAGCCAGTGAGTCTGATACTCTGGGGTCCACCTGGTAGCGGCAAGACCACGCTAGCTCGTATCATCGCGCATGAAGTTGAGGCTGAATTCGTAGAGCTGAGTGCTGTTACGAGCGGAAAAAAAGATGTCGAACGCGTCATAGAACATGCTCGCCAAAACTGGAATTTGCAGCTCCGTACAATCCTCTTCGTTGACGAAATCCACCGCTTCAATAAGGCGCAGCAAGACGCGTTCTTGCCTCATGTCGAGAGCGGCCTTATCACACTCATCGGCGCTACTACTGAAAATCCAAGCTTCGAAGTGATCACGCCACTACTTAGTCGCACTCGCGTACTACTACTCGAGCCACATAGTAAAGCAGATATTATGGCCATCGTTACACACGCCGTAGCAGAACTCGGCAAACAAAAAACTGTCACAGACGAAGCAATCGACTATCTGGCAGAGCTCTCTGGCGGCGACGCCCGCGTAGCGCTAGGCAACCTCGAGCTTGCGCTCAATATCGGCAAACGCAAAGTCACGGCCGACGTGGTGAAAACTGCTGCCCAAAAACGCGTCCCCGGTTACGACAAAAAGGGCGACATGCACTACAACATCATCTCCGCGTTTATCAAAAGCATGCGCGGTAGCGATGTCGAGGCGACACTGTACTACCTAAGCCGCATGATCGACGCCGGTGAAGATCCCAAATTTATCGCACGGCGTATGGTCATCTTCGCATCTGAAGATATCGGCCTGGCAGGCAATGGTGCACTCGGACTAGCACTAAGTGCGTTCCAGGCCGTAGAGCGACTCGGCATGCCCGAGAGTAATTACGTCCTTTACCACGTAGCCACCGCACTGGCGCGAAGTCAAAAGTCTCGCGAGACAACTGATCTCATGCACCGCTCTAAAGATTTGAGCGCTCGCTTCCCCGATTCACCGGTACCAATCCACCTCCGCAACGCGCCGACAAAACTCATGAAAGACCTCGGCTACACCGAAGGATACGAATGGAAGGCAAACTTCAAGCACACCAAAGGCTTCTTACCTGAAGACGTAGCCGACAGCCTCTAG
- a CDS encoding alpha-amylase family glycosyl hydrolase, translated as MDVHEARQSSTWQNAVVYQIYPWTFAEDSGREPQLGHGSIRGIEERLSYLESLGVNAIWLSPFYPSPMVDGGYDIADFKNVHPALGTLEDFDSLVKAAHAKHIRLMVDFIPNHSSDKHEWFEKSRRQEDGYDDWYIWHPGSVDEHGEHQPPNNWASVFSIPNRKARERGEMHWLHEQEWTPPISAWKWDDVRQEFYMHSFAVEQPDLNWSNPYVREAMKDAMRFWLDRGVDGFRVDAINHIGKNMELPDEEVNTAYNEEWYENPYDQLQKFQSCNYPRTLHEYIWEMCQVLKDEVYEHRDLRMILEAYMGESDLRDIDAIAPEVASTFNFGGLLASWDAGSRKIQMDYYYERLLRDAVANQVNGNHDKPRLASRLGDNGARAAAVLNLFLPGMRFIYNGEELGLVDAEIPSWRLQDPNGLRDPERTPIPWDDTLPNAGFSNADPKDLWLPANQADAHKAVMRQKQHDTSSLSLYRAAIRLTHELPSAQNGKYVPLHTDNDQVMAYGREDEETGDQLIVLVNFSRDKQGSVRVSDSHFVIGEQVLSSISVEQSSHRVDVRAGVALEPDEVSVIKKL; from the coding sequence ATGGATGTGCATGAGGCGCGTCAGAGCTCTACTTGGCAAAATGCGGTAGTATATCAGATCTATCCCTGGACATTTGCCGAGGATAGTGGGCGAGAGCCACAACTTGGTCACGGGAGTATTCGTGGCATAGAAGAACGATTATCGTATCTTGAGTCGCTGGGCGTCAATGCCATCTGGTTGTCGCCATTTTACCCGTCACCCATGGTAGATGGTGGCTATGATATTGCGGACTTCAAAAATGTACACCCAGCACTTGGCACCCTCGAAGATTTTGATTCACTCGTAAAAGCTGCACACGCCAAACACATCCGCCTCATGGTCGACTTCATTCCTAATCATTCATCTGACAAGCATGAGTGGTTCGAAAAATCTCGTCGCCAGGAAGATGGTTATGATGATTGGTATATCTGGCATCCTGGCAGCGTCGACGAGCATGGAGAACACCAGCCGCCAAACAACTGGGCAAGTGTATTTTCTATACCCAACCGCAAAGCTCGTGAACGTGGCGAGATGCACTGGCTTCATGAGCAAGAGTGGACGCCGCCTATTTCTGCCTGGAAGTGGGACGATGTGCGCCAGGAATTCTATATGCATAGCTTCGCCGTGGAACAGCCCGACCTCAACTGGAGTAATCCATATGTGCGCGAAGCCATGAAAGACGCCATGCGCTTCTGGCTGGATCGCGGTGTCGATGGCTTTCGTGTCGATGCTATCAATCACATCGGCAAAAACATGGAGTTGCCCGACGAAGAAGTGAATACCGCCTACAACGAAGAATGGTATGAAAATCCGTACGACCAGCTACAAAAATTTCAGAGCTGTAATTATCCGCGAACACTTCACGAATATATCTGGGAAATGTGCCAAGTGCTCAAAGATGAAGTGTACGAGCATCGCGATCTGCGCATGATTCTCGAGGCCTACATGGGTGAGTCGGATCTGCGCGATATAGATGCCATCGCACCTGAAGTAGCTAGCACATTTAACTTTGGTGGTTTGCTGGCATCTTGGGATGCAGGAAGTCGCAAGATCCAGATGGATTATTACTATGAGCGCTTGCTACGCGATGCCGTGGCAAATCAGGTCAACGGCAACCACGACAAACCACGCTTGGCGAGTCGTTTGGGCGACAATGGCGCACGTGCAGCTGCGGTGCTCAACCTGTTTCTGCCTGGCATGCGCTTCATCTACAACGGTGAGGAGCTAGGACTGGTAGATGCCGAGATACCAAGCTGGCGTTTGCAAGATCCTAATGGGCTACGCGATCCAGAGCGCACGCCGATTCCGTGGGACGATACATTACCAAATGCTGGTTTTTCAAATGCTGATCCAAAAGATCTGTGGCTACCAGCAAATCAAGCCGATGCACACAAAGCGGTGATGCGTCAAAAACAGCATGACACATCTTCGCTGTCACTCTATCGTGCGGCTATTCGACTCACGCATGAATTGCCGTCGGCACAAAATGGCAAGTATGTACCACTACATACCGACAACGACCAAGTGATGGCGTATGGGCGCGAAGACGAAGAGACGGGCGATCAGCTGATAGTACTTGTCAATTTCTCGCGCGACAAACAAGGCAGTGTGCGCGTATCGGACAGTCATTTTGTGATCGGTGAACAGGTATTGTCGAGTATATCTGTCGAGCAGAGCAGTCACCGTGTCGATGTACGTGCTGGAGTAGCCCTCGAACCAGACGAAGTATCGGTGATCAAAAAGCTCTAG
- the treF gene encoding alpha,alpha-trehalase TreF produces the protein MPAKTVSHKLKTALVKTTGQLLSPSKSPDEAFGDFFREVQARQVYDDGKTFVDLIPRKRANQIKKEYRLAQKDPNFDLRDFVSRHFYEFMPDREPEYTFSPSVSPRDHVRGLWTELERRNRKDRGSLLALPHEYVVPGGRFSEQFYWDTYFIMLGLAADGRWDLIHGMMQNYQYMIRKFGFIPTANRTYFLSRSQPPFFSHMVKLLGTHRGRTRTQLEFLPALVAEYRFWMKGRRSVNEHIDHQAYARVVRMPNGVILNRYYDNKATPRPESLREDLETAERSANANKDKLFLDLRAGAESGWDFSSRWFRNVQDIETIHTTDIVPVDLNCLLYQQEMLIAETYQLLRQPLLKRKFQAFADKRAQTILRYCWDEEQQFFSDYDFRAGHPTGRLTLAGVFPLYAKIATTQQAKAVAERLERDFLKDGGLVTTLVDNGQQWDSPNGWAPLQWVAIQGLREYGHHKLADEIRRRWLHSTELVFSTKHKMIEKYDVAHESRVGGGGEYPLQDGFGWTNGVYAALKDEDAK, from the coding sequence ATGCCGGCAAAAACTGTGTCACACAAGCTCAAAACTGCGCTCGTCAAAACGACGGGCCAGTTGCTTTCTCCGTCCAAGAGCCCGGACGAGGCGTTTGGTGATTTTTTCCGCGAAGTGCAGGCGCGTCAAGTGTACGACGATGGCAAGACATTTGTCGATCTGATACCAAGAAAACGTGCCAACCAGATCAAAAAAGAATATCGCCTCGCGCAAAAAGATCCGAATTTCGACTTACGTGATTTTGTGAGTCGGCATTTCTATGAATTTATGCCGGACCGTGAGCCAGAATATACGTTTTCACCCAGCGTGTCACCGCGCGATCATGTACGGGGTCTGTGGACAGAGCTTGAGCGTCGCAATCGCAAAGACCGAGGATCACTACTGGCGCTGCCACATGAATATGTGGTGCCAGGAGGGCGTTTCAGCGAGCAGTTTTATTGGGACACGTATTTCATCATGTTGGGTCTTGCTGCAGACGGGCGCTGGGACTTGATCCACGGTATGATGCAGAATTACCAGTACATGATACGAAAGTTTGGCTTTATACCTACGGCGAATCGTACATACTTTTTGAGTCGATCGCAGCCGCCCTTTTTCTCACATATGGTAAAACTGCTGGGTACGCATCGTGGTCGCACTCGCACGCAGCTAGAATTTTTGCCAGCACTAGTGGCTGAATACCGCTTCTGGATGAAAGGTCGCCGCTCAGTTAATGAACATATTGATCATCAGGCGTATGCGCGTGTAGTGCGCATGCCAAACGGTGTCATACTCAATAGGTATTACGATAACAAGGCGACGCCGCGACCCGAGTCTCTTCGAGAAGACCTAGAGACGGCTGAGCGCTCAGCTAATGCAAATAAAGATAAATTGTTTTTGGATCTGCGCGCCGGTGCAGAGAGCGGTTGGGATTTTAGCTCGCGCTGGTTTCGTAATGTGCAGGATATCGAGACGATCCATACCACTGATATCGTGCCAGTAGATCTGAACTGCCTACTGTATCAGCAGGAAATGTTAATAGCTGAGACGTATCAGCTACTTCGCCAGCCACTGCTGAAACGCAAGTTTCAGGCGTTTGCCGACAAGCGCGCGCAGACAATTTTGCGTTACTGCTGGGATGAAGAGCAGCAGTTCTTTAGTGACTATGATTTTCGTGCCGGACACCCCACAGGACGCCTCACTCTAGCCGGTGTGTTTCCGCTCTATGCCAAAATCGCGACCACTCAGCAAGCCAAAGCGGTAGCCGAACGCCTAGAGCGTGACTTCCTGAAAGATGGTGGACTAGTAACGACACTCGTCGACAACGGCCAGCAGTGGGACTCGCCAAACGGTTGGGCACCGCTCCAATGGGTGGCGATACAGGGGCTGCGCGAGTACGGGCATCACAAGCTTGCAGATGAGATTCGGCGCCGCTGGCTCCATAGTACCGAGCTGGTGTTTTCTACCAAGCACAAGATGATTGAGAAATACGACGTTGCGCATGAATCGCGTGTCGGCGGGGGTGGTGAGTATCCACTGCAAGATGGCTTCGGTTGGACGAATGGAGTCTATGCTGCGCTGAAAGATGAGGATGCCAAATAA
- a CDS encoding ZIP family metal transporter, with protein MNEWILLLIAAIFGSVISLAGGVYLLYGKWGVDRLQRVSVPFAAGALLAAAFVDLLPEAMEGSDTHVISLVVLTSFLVFFLLERSLSWFHHHHEHEHANPRYRRNSSLIVIGDTLHNFIDGLAIGASFLVSPVTGIITTIAITAHEIPQEIGDFGLLLAKGMKKRNVVLANLLSALATVVGAVLVYALGGSVPISEPILLAITAGFFIYIAASDIIPTIHAEPKRRTANIQAAVLLLGVLFVGVTTTLAHDMIGGHEHDATEQHTH; from the coding sequence ATGAACGAATGGATTCTCTTGCTTATAGCTGCCATCTTCGGTAGTGTCATATCCCTTGCAGGTGGTGTGTACCTGCTGTATGGCAAATGGGGCGTCGACAGGTTGCAGCGCGTGTCGGTACCGTTTGCGGCAGGTGCACTGCTCGCTGCGGCATTTGTCGATTTACTGCCAGAGGCGATGGAGGGTAGTGACACACATGTAATTTCACTTGTGGTGCTGACGTCTTTTCTGGTGTTTTTTCTGCTGGAGCGTTCGCTCAGTTGGTTTCATCATCACCACGAGCACGAGCATGCCAATCCGCGCTATCGTCGTAATTCGTCACTCATCGTCATTGGCGACACACTGCACAATTTTATTGACGGCTTGGCCATCGGTGCGTCGTTCTTAGTAAGTCCGGTGACGGGTATCATCACCACTATCGCCATTACAGCGCACGAGATTCCACAGGAGATTGGCGATTTTGGCCTGCTGCTCGCAAAAGGCATGAAAAAGCGCAATGTCGTACTGGCAAATCTACTGAGCGCGCTGGCGACGGTGGTAGGTGCAGTGCTTGTATATGCACTTGGCGGTAGTGTGCCTATTTCGGAGCCGATTCTGCTTGCAATTACGGCTGGGTTCTTCATCTATATTGCAGCGAGTGATATCATCCCGACGATACATGCGGAGCCCAAACGGCGTACAGCCAACATTCAGGCGGCGGTACTGTTGTTGGGGGTGCTATTCGTCGGGGTGACAACAACGCTTGCGCACGACATGATCGGCGGTCATGAACACGATGCGACAGAGCAGCACACGCACTAG
- a CDS encoding NUDIX hydrolase, with the protein MKSSSKYPEAFYRVSLKAVIRNERGKVLCVQEGSEVWSLPGGGMDHGETEHEALARELKEEVAYEGNFTFRPIGLEPRYLPWRHAYLLWIVYEIDCETPPPATRGVDVLAVAYRDTAKFRDSINMAEQLVYKWTVDRSHVVTAAE; encoded by the coding sequence ATGAAAAGCAGTAGTAAGTATCCGGAGGCGTTTTACCGCGTATCTCTTAAGGCGGTTATTCGTAATGAGCGAGGAAAGGTGCTGTGTGTCCAAGAAGGCTCCGAGGTATGGTCGCTACCTGGTGGCGGTATGGATCATGGCGAGACAGAGCACGAAGCGCTGGCGCGCGAGCTTAAGGAGGAAGTAGCGTACGAGGGTAACTTCACTTTTCGCCCAATAGGTCTAGAGCCGCGATATCTCCCCTGGCGACACGCGTATTTGCTGTGGATCGTGTATGAAATAGACTGCGAGACGCCGCCACCAGCTACCAGAGGGGTTGATGTGCTGGCTGTGGCATATCGCGATACCGCGAAATTTCGCGACAGTATCAATATGGCTGAGCAACTTGTCTATAAATGGACGGTTGACCGATCACATGTTGTCACGGCTGCAGAATAG
- the typA gene encoding translational GTPase TypA yields the protein MKDAQHIRNIAIIAHVDHGKTTMVDGLLKQSNTFRDNQAEMNQELIMDSGDQEHERGITITAKQTSIYHDDYKINIIDTPGHADFSGEVERTLNMADGVLLIVDAQEGPMPQTKFVLSKALELGLKPVVVINKIDKPSRRIDEVLDEVADLFLELAISDDQLHYPVYYAIGRDGKAWKEMPDNPSEHADLSPIFDSIVSDIPAPTVDESGAFQLLVTSLQYDSFLGKYAIGRVTRGMVKKGLAVTLMKRDDVRINGRIDKVFGYRGLNREEIEQAGAGDIVALTGIADAHIGDTIADKENPEALPTIDIEAPTLSMYLGPNTSPLKGKEGEFNTSRQIGDRLNRELETNVSLRVVENGIGFTVSGRGELHLSVLIETMRREGYEFEVGRPQVVTTEIDGVVQEPVEELLIEVGPEFVGAVSQELGARRAEMRGQEQTSSGTACMTYIIPTRALIGLRNLLLTATKGTVIMNSLPHGYQPMSGKLPQTRNGVLISFEAGTTTPYALQAAEARGELYVGPGTTVYPGMIIGLNRRSEDMEINVCKAKHLTNMRSSSSDGVVQLTPYTDLSLEQCIDFIEDDELLEVTPKSLRLRKRYLDPNERKRASKK from the coding sequence ATGAAAGACGCACAACACATTCGCAACATCGCCATTATTGCGCACGTTGACCACGGAAAGACGACCATGGTGGATGGACTACTCAAACAATCTAACACATTCCGCGACAACCAAGCCGAGATGAACCAAGAACTCATCATGGATTCGGGCGACCAAGAGCATGAGCGCGGTATCACCATTACCGCCAAACAGACAAGTATTTACCACGACGACTACAAAATCAATATCATCGATACACCTGGGCATGCCGATTTTTCTGGTGAAGTAGAGCGCACGCTCAACATGGCCGATGGTGTACTGCTCATCGTAGATGCGCAGGAAGGCCCGATGCCACAGACCAAATTTGTGCTCTCTAAAGCGCTCGAACTTGGCCTCAAGCCTGTAGTGGTTATCAACAAAATTGATAAGCCATCGCGTCGTATCGACGAAGTGCTGGATGAGGTAGCCGATCTCTTTCTTGAACTCGCTATCAGCGATGATCAGCTGCACTATCCAGTCTATTATGCCATCGGCCGCGACGGCAAAGCCTGGAAAGAAATGCCGGACAACCCAAGCGAGCATGCTGATCTGTCACCTATCTTTGATTCCATCGTGAGCGATATCCCGGCGCCAACGGTCGACGAGAGCGGCGCGTTCCAGCTGCTGGTCACAAGTCTGCAGTACGATTCGTTCCTCGGTAAATATGCGATCGGTCGTGTCACGCGCGGTATGGTCAAAAAAGGTCTCGCCGTGACGCTTATGAAGCGCGACGATGTACGTATCAACGGTCGCATCGACAAAGTTTTCGGCTATCGTGGTCTAAACCGTGAAGAAATAGAGCAGGCCGGTGCAGGCGATATCGTGGCACTGACTGGTATTGCCGACGCGCATATCGGCGACACGATTGCCGACAAAGAAAATCCAGAGGCATTGCCAACTATCGACATCGAAGCGCCAACACTTAGTATGTATCTCGGTCCCAACACCAGCCCGCTCAAGGGTAAAGAGGGCGAGTTCAACACATCACGTCAAATCGGTGACCGTCTAAACCGTGAGCTCGAGACCAATGTGAGTTTACGTGTGGTAGAAAATGGTATTGGTTTCACTGTATCTGGTCGTGGTGAGCTACACCTGTCGGTCCTTATCGAGACGATGCGCCGCGAAGGCTACGAGTTCGAAGTTGGTCGCCCACAGGTAGTGACGACAGAAATCGACGGCGTAGTGCAAGAGCCCGTTGAAGAGTTACTAATCGAAGTCGGGCCAGAATTCGTCGGTGCCGTGAGCCAAGAGCTTGGTGCCCGCCGCGCCGAAATGCGTGGACAGGAGCAGACAAGCAGTGGTACTGCTTGTATGACCTACATTATCCCGACACGTGCGCTAATCGGCCTACGAAACTTGCTACTGACCGCCACAAAAGGTACCGTCATCATGAACAGCCTCCCGCATGGCTACCAGCCTATGAGCGGCAAGCTGCCGCAAACTCGTAACGGCGTACTTATCTCGTTCGAAGCTGGTACTACGACACCATATGCCCTGCAAGCAGCTGAAGCGCGTGGTGAGCTCTATGTCGGTCCTGGTACTACTGTGTACCCTGGTATGATCATCGGTCTCAATCGTCGCTCGGAAGACATGGAGATTAACGTCTGTAAGGCAAAGCATCTTACCAACATGCGTTCAAGCTCGAGTGATGGTGTGGTGCAGCTGACACCTTACACCGACCTGAGTCTTGAGCAGTGTATCGACTTCATCGAAGACGATGAATTACTAGAAGTTACGCCGAAAAGCCTCCGCCTTCGCAAGCGCTACCTCGATCCCAACGAGCGCAAGCGCGCTAGCAAGAAGTAA
- a CDS encoding phospholipase D-like domain-containing protein has protein sequence MFSKSTLYDQDTFYRAFMRDLLHSKDEVIIESPFITEKRMRTLLPIFAKLRSRNVRIVINTRNPNEHDGDYYYQALNAIYELQALGVTVLYTAGHHRKLAILDRKVVYEGSLNILSFNDSCEIMRKIASEKAAKQLCAFIAIDRYARSK, from the coding sequence ATGTTTAGTAAAAGCACTCTCTACGACCAGGACACGTTCTATAGGGCGTTTATGCGCGACCTGCTACACAGTAAAGACGAAGTGATTATCGAGAGTCCGTTCATCACGGAAAAGCGCATGAGGACACTTCTACCTATCTTTGCTAAGCTACGCAGTCGTAATGTACGGATAGTCATAAACACTCGTAATCCAAACGAACATGACGGCGACTACTATTATCAAGCACTTAACGCTATCTACGAGCTGCAAGCGCTGGGCGTTACGGTGCTGTATACCGCCGGACATCATCGCAAGTTAGCAATACTTGACCGCAAGGTAGTGTATGAGGGCAGCCTCAACATATTATCGTTTAATGATAGTTGTGAGATAATGAGGAAAATAGCATCGGAGAAAGCGGCTAAACAGCTATGCGCGTTTATCGCTATCGACCGATATGCGAGGAGTAAATAA
- a CDS encoding TraM recognition domain-containing protein, whose protein sequence is MRRARLEQSKRRPFYLYVDEFQNFATTSFVQMLSEARKYKLFLTMAEQSTSQQSDQQMVSIIMANVGTVITFRTGNPQDERVLLPLFSPYIEQGEISNLPAFNFYAKLSAVKAQEPLSGQTLLLSDDGDIKTRTAIVEHSRSVFAKKQEVIEQEQEQPKASKPKAEKNKKGGAKPKPQPTSEPMIDEL, encoded by the coding sequence ATGCGACGCGCTCGGCTGGAACAGTCGAAGCGTCGCCCTTTCTACCTCTATGTTGACGAGTTCCAGAACTTTGCGACGACAAGCTTTGTGCAAATGCTATCCGAGGCTCGTAAATATAAATTATTTTTGACGATGGCCGAACAGTCCACCTCGCAGCAGAGCGATCAACAAATGGTCAGTATCATCATGGCAAACGTCGGTACGGTCATTACTTTCAGGACAGGCAACCCACAAGATGAGAGGGTACTATTGCCGCTATTTAGTCCCTACATTGAACAGGGTGAAATAAGCAATCTGCCAGCATTTAACTTTTATGCCAAGTTGTCGGCCGTCAAAGCCCAAGAACCACTATCGGGACAGACCTTACTACTCTCGGACGATGGCGATATCAAGACACGCACTGCTATCGTTGAGCACTCGCGGTCGGTGTTTGCAAAAAAGCAAGAAGTGATAGAGCAAGAACAAGAGCAGCCAAAGGCCAGCAAGCCAAAGGCAGAAAAGAACAAAAAAGGAGGGGCTAAACCAAAGCCCCAGCCTACAAGTGAACCAATGATTGACGAACTTTAG
- a CDS encoding cytochrome b5 domain-containing protein: protein MKKSIAIFSATTLILLVLIGFGLWVLIDRQNNKNSGVPNNTSTEQQAKTFTLNEVASHNSRTDCWTIISGQVYELTDFINRHPGGDEVLRACGTDATTLFTSRTTKDGQSIGSGTPHSQAAQEQLDQLKLGTLAK, encoded by the coding sequence ATGAAGAAAAGTATAGCTATATTCTCGGCGACCACACTGATCCTATTGGTTTTGATAGGATTTGGTTTATGGGTGCTTATCGATAGACAGAATAATAAGAACTCTGGAGTACCTAACAATACCTCCACCGAACAGCAAGCAAAAACGTTTACTTTAAATGAAGTAGCTTCTCATAACTCAAGAACCGATTGTTGGACGATTATCTCGGGACAGGTTTATGAACTTACCGATTTCATAAATCGCCATCCTGGAGGTGATGAAGTACTTCGAGCCTGCGGCACAGACGCAACGACTCTATTTACTTCACGTACAACGAAGGATGGACAGTCTATTGGTTCGGGTACACCACACAGTCAAGCGGCTCAAGAGCAACTTGACCAACTGAAGCTAGGAACTCTTGCAAAGTAG
- a CDS encoding DUF305 domain-containing protein has protein sequence MKNKIFITVIVVLAIAAAAVWYFVVFSVKPVPEEAIQTSNTATEEKKQEPASDNKYANLKGDAFDEAYIADMLAHHEGALNMSEQAMAVTAQDEIRTLASNIVQSQSAEIMQMRTWQKSWGYKETMSGGHGSHGGAGMDMGGDMVEMQNKLQGLKGEAYDKEFLKQMILHHEQAVEMSQYAATNAKHQEIKDLASAVISAQTKEIEQMKQWQKDWGY, from the coding sequence ATGAAGAATAAAATATTTATCACTGTGATTGTCGTACTTGCGATTGCCGCAGCTGCCGTTTGGTATTTTGTGGTTTTTTCCGTAAAACCAGTGCCAGAGGAAGCAATACAGACAAGCAACACAGCAACAGAAGAAAAGAAACAAGAACCCGCAAGCGATAATAAATATGCAAACTTAAAGGGAGATGCATTTGATGAGGCGTACATTGCCGACATGCTGGCTCACCACGAAGGTGCTCTGAATATGTCAGAACAAGCAATGGCAGTCACTGCTCAGGATGAGATTCGCACACTCGCGAGCAATATCGTGCAGAGTCAAAGCGCGGAGATCATGCAAATGCGAACATGGCAAAAATCATGGGGCTATAAAGAAACGATGAGTGGTGGTCATGGTAGCCATGGCGGTGCTGGTATGGACATGGGCGGAGATATGGTAGAGATGCAAAATAAATTACAAGGCTTAAAAGGTGAGGCATACGACAAAGAGTTCCTGAAGCAAATGATTCTTCATCATGAGCAAGCAGTTGAAATGTCTCAATACGCCGCGACCAATGCAAAACACCAAGAGATAAAAGACCTCGCCAGTGCCGTTATTAGCGCGCAGACAAAAGAAATCGAGCAGATGAAGCAGTGGCAAAAAGACTGGGGTTATTAA
- a CDS encoding DUF305 domain-containing protein: MRKIVVGTIIVLAVGAAAIGWWFSQNQSASAPESKPMPSASKSEKPANPNEHNYMDTDFAKKMIVHNQQGIQMADIAKKNASDDKVRQLAVRISDELTSDTKQYINWLTEWKETYFNLSDFPEMEGHDMYPTLPGMASLSDLRELESATGSSVDKLFLRLMIAHHEGANEISNAEYLKGMQFGQMINLKNKTVKKQTEEMQTMKQLQAKGN; the protein is encoded by the coding sequence ATGCGAAAGATAGTTGTAGGAACGATTATTGTGCTCGCAGTCGGAGCAGCAGCAATAGGCTGGTGGTTTTCACAAAACCAGTCAGCTTCCGCTCCAGAAAGTAAGCCGATGCCGTCAGCAAGTAAAAGTGAGAAACCGGCTAACCCAAACGAGCATAACTACATGGATACTGATTTTGCGAAGAAAATGATCGTCCATAATCAGCAGGGTATCCAGATGGCGGACATCGCGAAGAAAAATGCGAGCGACGACAAAGTTCGCCAACTGGCGGTACGTATCAGCGATGAGCTAACGAGTGACACCAAACAGTACATTAACTGGCTTACCGAGTGGAAAGAGACATATTTCAATCTGTCTGATTTTCCTGAGATGGAAGGCCACGATATGTACCCGACTCTTCCTGGGATGGCAAGCCTCAGTGATCTGCGTGAACTTGAATCTGCTACAGGCAGTTCGGTAGATAAGCTATTCTTGCGCTTGATGATTGCCCATCATGAGGGTGCAAATGAAATATCAAACGCAGAGTATTTAAAGGGCATGCAGTTTGGTCAGATGATAAATCTCAAGAACAAGACCGTGAAAAAACAAACCGAGGAAATGCAGACAATGAAACAATTACAAGCTAAAGGAAATTAG